One Rosa chinensis cultivar Old Blush chromosome 5, RchiOBHm-V2, whole genome shotgun sequence genomic region harbors:
- the LOC112165946 gene encoding CLAVATA3/ESR (CLE)-related protein 46 — protein MHHLQLKMGRQSHINLLLIWLLLATSQYHHYIINAQALESVQFKLNPALHSSRPGSGTRYALPTRVSERKRIHKTPSGPNPAGNHRPPSKQ, from the exons ATGCATCATCTTCAGCTTAAGATGGGAAGACAGAGCCACATTAATCTTCTTTTGATATGGCTCCTGCTCGCAACTTCTCAATACCACCACTACATTATTAATGCTCAAGCTCTTGAATCAG TTCAGTTCAAGCTCAATCCTGCACTGCACAGTTCAAGGCCAGGCTCGGGAACCAGATATGCTTTACCTACTCGG GTAAGTGAAAGGAAGAGGATTCATAAAACTCCATCAGGACCCAACCCAGCAGGCAATCATCGCCCACCATCTAAGCAATGA